The following proteins are co-located in the Procambarus clarkii isolate CNS0578487 chromosome 4, FALCON_Pclarkii_2.0, whole genome shotgun sequence genome:
- the LOC138371432 gene encoding sperm-specific protein Don juan-like translates to MVEVQKELLRPPFTLLQTAADSCKKAADSCKKAADSCKKAADSCKKAADSCKKAADSCKKAADSCKKAADSCKKAADSCKKAADSCKKAADSCKKAADSCNKAADSCKKAADSCKKVADSCKKVADSCKSAADSSKKKPIALLFNLS, encoded by the coding sequence ATGGTGGAGGTTCAGAAGGAACTTTTACGTCCCCCCTTCACACTTTTGCAGACGGCAGCAGACAGCTGCAAAAAGGCAGCAGACAGCTGCAAAAAGGCAGCAGACAGCTGCAAAAAGGCAGCAGACAGCTGCAAAAAGGCAGCAGACAGCTGCAAAAAGGCAGCAGACAGCTGCAAAAAGGCAGCAGACAGCTGCAAAAAGGCAGCAGACAGCTGCAAAAAGGCAGCAGACAGCTGCAAAAAGGCAGCAGACAGCTGCAAAAAGGCAGCAGACAGCTGCAAAAAGGCAGCAGACAGCTGCAACAAGGCAGCAGACAGCTGCAAAAAGGCAGCAGACAGCTGCAAAAAGGTAGCAGACAGCTGCAAAAAGGTAGCAGACAGCTGCAAAAGCGCAGCAGACAGCAGCAAAAAGAAGCCGATCGCCTTGTTATTCAATCTCAGCTGA